One genomic window of Polyangium aurulentum includes the following:
- a CDS encoding pentapeptide repeat-containing protein, which yields MDKADLERMVRDGEPIERMTLDGLDLSGADLGGIICAESSFRGTDLRGAKLSEGTFALTDLAGAKLDGVNFKHTTFARCGLARTSLVDARLIGAQLTECDLAEANLGGADLSIGSIARGNLTGARLVGARLDRSVVAEGTLEGTDFSRAMLSRATFFRADLSRAKLAGADLRSTVLTEASVAGHDFEGADLTSVLLIDADCRGCRFDGATLVKANFKGAKLDRVSFVGANAEQALFAEASLKEASMLKARLFQAVFQAADATGLDARGAMLAQSIWQKATCVGARFVGCDLTYADFSYADLTLADFREAKMYRARLHRATQKETTFSASKAAALGDEQLLAEAETFWEKHNRKRG from the coding sequence GTGGATAAGGCGGATCTCGAGCGCATGGTGCGCGACGGCGAGCCGATCGAGCGGATGACGCTCGACGGGCTCGATCTGTCGGGCGCCGACCTCGGCGGGATCATCTGCGCGGAATCGTCGTTCCGGGGGACGGACCTGCGGGGCGCCAAGCTCTCGGAGGGCACGTTTGCATTGACGGACCTCGCGGGAGCGAAGCTCGACGGGGTGAACTTCAAGCACACGACGTTCGCGCGGTGCGGCCTCGCCCGCACGAGCCTCGTCGACGCGCGCCTCATCGGGGCGCAGCTCACCGAGTGCGATCTCGCGGAGGCGAACCTCGGCGGCGCGGATCTGTCGATCGGCAGCATTGCGCGCGGCAATCTGACGGGGGCGCGGCTCGTGGGGGCGCGGCTCGATCGGTCGGTCGTGGCGGAAGGAACGCTCGAGGGGACCGATTTCTCGCGCGCGATGCTCTCGCGGGCGACGTTCTTCCGCGCGGATCTGAGCCGGGCGAAGCTCGCGGGCGCCGATCTGCGCAGCACGGTCCTCACCGAGGCGAGCGTGGCGGGGCACGATTTCGAGGGCGCGGATCTGACGTCGGTGCTGCTCATCGACGCCGATTGCCGCGGGTGCCGGTTCGATGGGGCCACGCTGGTCAAGGCCAATTTCAAGGGCGCGAAGCTCGACCGGGTGAGCTTCGTCGGCGCGAACGCCGAGCAGGCGCTCTTCGCGGAGGCGTCCTTGAAGGAGGCTTCCATGCTGAAGGCGCGCCTGTTCCAGGCGGTCTTCCAGGCGGCCGACGCGACCGGGCTCGACGCGCGGGGGGCCATGCTGGCGCAGTCGATCTGGCAAAAGGCGACGTGCGTGGGGGCTCGGTTTGTCGGGTGCGACCTCACCTACGCCGATTTCTCCTACGCGGACCTCACGCTGGCCGATTTCCGCGAGGCGAAGATGTACCGGGCGCGGCTGCACCGCGCGACGCAGAAGGAAACGACGTTCTCGGCGAGCAAGGCGGCGGCGCTCGGTGACGAGCAGCTCCTCGCCGAGGCCGAGACGTTCTGGGAAAAGCACAACCGGAAGAGAGGATGA
- a CDS encoding DUF4150 domain-containing protein: MFANTQMGGMNFGFPDVCLTPVPPAPAPVPIPYPNIAVGPMGVPAAYNVLMSYAPSHNMSTMIPLSNGDNPGLATGVASGTVMGPTRHLTAAFTVLVNGMPLTRLTSVSLQNNTNCPGMRVVPSQVQVLVLAP, translated from the coding sequence ATGTTCGCGAATACCCAGATGGGCGGCATGAATTTCGGTTTCCCCGACGTGTGCCTCACGCCGGTGCCGCCCGCGCCCGCGCCTGTGCCGATCCCGTACCCGAACATCGCCGTCGGGCCGATGGGGGTGCCGGCGGCGTACAACGTGCTGATGAGCTATGCCCCGTCGCACAACATGTCGACCATGATCCCGCTGTCGAACGGCGACAATCCGGGCCTGGCGACCGGCGTCGCCTCGGGGACGGTGATGGGACCTACCCGGCATTTGACGGCGGCGTTCACCGTGCTCGTCAACGGAATGCCCCTCACGCGCCTGACGAGCGTCTCGCTGCAAAACAACACGAATTGCCCCGGCATGCGCGTCGTGCCGAGCCAGGTGCAGGTGCTGGTGCTGGCGCCGTAG
- a CDS encoding DUF2169 family type VI secretion system accessory protein: MRTLKPSPLSLLNGPFEADGKVYLVFAIAVMLDCARVAVEQEQTLWQIFPKAPGSNGMLDEMRPKVRGEWLVLGSAHAPGKKPASAVAVRAGVGAAQKELWAVGDRVWKGGVPSEAEPFVEMPLAWERAFGGEGFAQNPLGKGFKPVRGDAGEVHALPNVELAGKLVTSPRERPAPAGFGPIDPSWPSRASRAGTYDKRWLDTRYPGFPEDFDPTHFNMAPEDQWIEGASFPPGERFWFENMHPDKPRVEGTLPPVRARLFVTRRDEEAMREVPLRCDTLWFLPHVEKVIALFRGTIEVEDELAEDLVDVLAALEWTDRPKPLSHYTKVREDRLDKKLGPLHSLRDADLMPEDMPILRSEVVNELDELLAKEGLIRKNMERQVEKKLAAMREELVAEGIDPDKHLPPLPPDPPPPAQGDMAAYALALEKQAEELTELGQKKLAQILEEVEAECRAGGLDFAAIQQKARREAGGPPKFSAEAELERLRDMATLSENAGLPIPEVEDKLSDPRLIEKLRAAEQGMKDMYRRGAHLMPPAHAKEGEEGARLRAAVLEALDAKASLAGWDLTGADLSGIDFGGRDLEGAFLEGANLARSSFRGTNAERAVFTRAQLADADLEGARLAGTNLGEADLKAARLVGADLTGAVLFKANLADADLTGARLDGAELTEAVFDRTVLAGVKAKDTMVAKANLSGMDLRGAELEQCTFLESNLERADFTGAKLTATAFIDVAGAGAKFEGAIMKNVRAARIEGGTSFTRGHFDGADLSTANLRGADLSGASFKGAILNGADLSQCKLAGANLEGARAVEARLIKADLTDADLSRTDLMNAMLTRAIVKGARFEEANLFRADAAGTKGDKRTSFRGANVTQVRFVRGQESRG, from the coding sequence ATGCGTACGCTCAAGCCATCGCCGCTGAGCTTGCTGAACGGCCCGTTCGAGGCCGACGGCAAGGTCTACCTCGTGTTCGCCATCGCGGTCATGCTCGATTGCGCGCGTGTTGCCGTGGAGCAGGAGCAGACGCTCTGGCAGATTTTTCCGAAGGCGCCGGGCTCGAACGGGATGCTCGACGAGATGCGGCCCAAGGTGCGCGGCGAGTGGCTCGTGCTCGGCAGCGCGCACGCGCCGGGCAAGAAGCCGGCATCTGCCGTGGCCGTGCGCGCAGGCGTGGGCGCGGCGCAAAAAGAGCTGTGGGCCGTCGGCGACCGCGTCTGGAAGGGCGGCGTCCCGAGCGAGGCCGAGCCGTTCGTCGAGATGCCCCTCGCGTGGGAGAGGGCATTCGGCGGCGAGGGATTCGCGCAAAACCCGCTCGGCAAGGGGTTCAAGCCCGTGCGCGGCGACGCGGGCGAGGTGCATGCGCTGCCCAACGTCGAGCTCGCGGGCAAGCTCGTCACGTCGCCGCGCGAGCGGCCCGCGCCCGCGGGATTCGGCCCGATCGATCCCTCCTGGCCGAGCCGGGCGAGCCGGGCGGGCACCTACGACAAACGCTGGCTCGACACGCGCTACCCGGGCTTTCCCGAGGATTTCGATCCGACCCATTTCAACATGGCCCCCGAGGACCAGTGGATCGAGGGCGCGAGCTTCCCGCCCGGCGAGCGCTTCTGGTTCGAGAACATGCACCCTGACAAACCTCGGGTGGAGGGGACCTTGCCGCCCGTGCGCGCGCGCCTGTTCGTCACGCGGCGCGACGAGGAGGCCATGCGCGAGGTGCCGCTGCGCTGCGACACGCTCTGGTTCTTGCCGCACGTCGAGAAGGTGATCGCGCTCTTCCGGGGCACGATCGAGGTGGAGGACGAGCTCGCCGAGGATCTGGTCGACGTGCTCGCGGCGCTCGAATGGACGGACCGACCGAAGCCGCTCTCGCACTACACGAAGGTGCGCGAGGACAGGCTCGACAAGAAGCTCGGGCCGCTCCACTCGCTGCGCGACGCGGACCTCATGCCCGAGGACATGCCCATCCTGCGCTCCGAGGTCGTGAACGAGCTCGACGAGCTGCTCGCGAAGGAGGGGCTCATCCGCAAGAACATGGAACGGCAGGTGGAGAAGAAGCTCGCCGCCATGCGCGAAGAGCTCGTGGCCGAGGGAATCGACCCTGACAAACACCTGCCCCCGCTGCCGCCCGACCCGCCCCCGCCCGCGCAAGGCGACATGGCCGCCTACGCCCTGGCGCTCGAGAAGCAGGCCGAGGAGCTCACCGAGCTCGGCCAGAAGAAGCTCGCGCAGATCCTGGAGGAGGTCGAGGCGGAATGCCGCGCCGGAGGCCTCGACTTCGCCGCCATTCAGCAAAAGGCGCGGCGCGAAGCGGGCGGGCCGCCCAAGTTCAGCGCCGAGGCGGAGCTCGAGCGGCTGCGGGACATGGCCACGCTGAGCGAAAACGCGGGCCTGCCCATCCCGGAGGTCGAGGACAAGCTCTCCGATCCGCGGCTCATCGAGAAGCTCCGCGCGGCCGAGCAGGGCATGAAGGACATGTATCGCCGCGGCGCACACCTGATGCCGCCCGCCCACGCAAAGGAGGGCGAGGAGGGGGCGCGCCTGCGCGCCGCGGTGCTCGAGGCGCTCGACGCGAAAGCGAGCCTCGCAGGGTGGGATCTGACGGGCGCGGATCTCTCCGGCATCGATTTCGGCGGCCGCGATCTCGAAGGCGCCTTCCTCGAGGGGGCGAACCTCGCGCGCAGCTCGTTCCGCGGCACGAACGCCGAGCGCGCCGTCTTCACCCGGGCCCAGCTCGCCGACGCCGATCTCGAGGGCGCCCGGCTTGCCGGGACGAACCTCGGCGAGGCCGATTTGAAGGCGGCGCGGCTCGTGGGCGCAGACCTCACGGGCGCGGTGCTCTTCAAGGCGAACCTCGCCGATGCCGACCTGACCGGCGCGCGGCTCGACGGGGCCGAGCTCACCGAGGCGGTCTTCGACAGGACGGTCCTCGCCGGGGTGAAGGCAAAGGACACGATGGTGGCCAAGGCCAATCTATCGGGCATGGACCTGCGCGGCGCCGAGCTCGAGCAGTGCACGTTCCTCGAATCGAACCTCGAGCGGGCCGATTTCACGGGCGCGAAGCTCACGGCCACCGCGTTCATCGACGTCGCCGGCGCGGGCGCGAAGTTCGAGGGCGCGATCATGAAGAACGTTCGCGCGGCGCGGATCGAGGGGGGCACGAGCTTCACGCGCGGGCATTTCGACGGCGCCGATCTCTCGACCGCCAACCTGCGCGGAGCAGACCTCTCGGGCGCGTCGTTCAAGGGGGCGATCCTGAACGGCGCGGATCTGTCGCAGTGCAAGCTCGCGGGCGCGAATCTCGAGGGCGCGCGCGCCGTCGAGGCGAGGCTCATCAAGGCAGACCTGACCGACGCGGATCTCAGCCGGACCGATCTGATGAACGCGATGCTCACGCGCGCAATCGTGAAAGGCGCGCGCTTCGAGGAGGCGAACCTCTTCCGCGCCGACGCCGCCGGGACCAAGGGCGACAAACGGACGAGCTTTCGCGGCGCCAACGTGACCCAGGTGCGCTTCGTGCGCGGTCAGGAGAGCCGTGGATAA
- a CDS encoding type VI secretion system Vgr family protein, with translation MSTDLITISSSALPDGARVAAFRAVEAISRPYEVEVFIIAPSEELELSDAIGAKARLVVDRELDKLPPFYFSGVFASMELLHEQEGRALLRGVIVPRVWQLGLSLHSRIYTKMSVPEIIEAVLQDNAFSGGDYELRLGNYPKEEHVCQYGESDLAFLSRWMEREGIFYFFEHGEEGDKLVLCDDRSYDRDPVGTPVRYYPQVGGDRSAGASFRSFRCRHATLPATVKLKDYDYAKPNLDVSGMAMVSNNGTAEVSIHGDRFFSPKEGKRLAQLRAEELRTREVVFQATGTRFHLRPGYLFELDEHPRAAFNAEYLTIEAVHSGNQSAGATHFRDLIDLTHDDVYLVEVTAIPGKTQYRPERATPWPRIYGYENGIVDGAADSEYAQIDDLGRYSVKFRFDESALKNGKASTFVRMMQPHGGGIEGFHFPLRKGTEIVFSFLGGDPDRPVISGVVPNALTPSPVTSGNHTKNVIQTGGRNRLELEDLAGQQRVTMSTPHENSYIRMGYPNKGHHMIVQTDRNTLLNAGEDFDLRVGQIRGSGTLDAHVKNDWKTHVQTGGMAIGVVTGHGTPKAGAFGLATDTDISMSSESGNYSLTIKDGTSSTKIKKDTTVTVEAGKYEVTVTGADTKVENTDSRTTIVSQKQTTVQSVAEGMTLVAKQAVSMTSTDSTISLVAPKGDINISTPSKTITVDCTTFTDTSQEKKSNWGDVKDIAKGKWTVFKFGDWVEVGVSAKAELSASISMAAKLSVSLEFAKTIDLKAKFAKKEACMTLMMESPWIDMKAMAITFTTPLLQATSALKVL, from the coding sequence ATGAGCACCGACCTCATCACGATCTCCTCCAGCGCCTTGCCCGACGGCGCGCGCGTCGCCGCCTTCCGCGCGGTCGAGGCGATCTCGCGACCCTACGAGGTCGAGGTCTTCATCATCGCCCCGAGCGAAGAGCTGGAGCTTTCGGACGCAATCGGCGCCAAGGCTCGCCTGGTCGTCGATCGCGAGCTCGACAAGCTCCCGCCGTTTTACTTCAGCGGCGTCTTCGCGAGCATGGAGCTGCTCCACGAGCAAGAGGGACGCGCGCTGCTCCGCGGCGTCATCGTGCCGCGGGTCTGGCAGCTCGGCCTCTCCCTGCACAGCCGCATCTACACGAAGATGAGCGTGCCCGAGATCATCGAGGCCGTCCTGCAGGACAACGCCTTCTCGGGCGGCGACTACGAGCTGCGGCTCGGCAACTACCCGAAAGAAGAGCACGTCTGCCAGTACGGCGAGAGCGACCTCGCCTTCCTTTCGCGGTGGATGGAGCGCGAGGGCATCTTCTACTTCTTCGAGCACGGCGAGGAGGGCGACAAGCTCGTCCTCTGCGACGATCGCTCCTACGACCGCGACCCGGTCGGCACCCCGGTCCGCTATTACCCGCAGGTCGGCGGCGACAGGTCCGCGGGCGCCTCGTTCCGCTCGTTCCGCTGCCGCCACGCCACGCTGCCGGCGACGGTGAAGCTCAAGGACTACGATTACGCCAAGCCGAACCTCGACGTCTCGGGCATGGCCATGGTGAGCAACAACGGCACCGCCGAGGTCAGCATCCACGGCGACAGGTTTTTCTCTCCGAAAGAAGGCAAGCGCCTCGCCCAGCTCCGCGCCGAGGAGCTGCGCACGCGCGAGGTCGTCTTCCAGGCCACCGGCACGCGCTTTCACCTGCGCCCCGGCTACCTCTTCGAGCTCGACGAGCACCCGCGCGCGGCCTTCAACGCCGAGTACCTCACCATCGAGGCCGTGCACTCGGGCAATCAATCGGCCGGGGCCACGCACTTCCGCGATCTCATCGACCTCACGCACGACGACGTCTACCTCGTCGAGGTCACCGCGATCCCGGGCAAGACGCAGTACCGGCCCGAGCGCGCGACGCCGTGGCCGCGCATCTACGGCTACGAGAACGGCATCGTCGACGGCGCGGCCGACAGCGAATACGCGCAGATCGACGACCTCGGCCGCTACTCGGTGAAGTTCCGCTTCGACGAGAGCGCCCTGAAGAACGGCAAGGCGTCCACGTTCGTGCGCATGATGCAGCCCCACGGCGGCGGCATCGAGGGCTTTCATTTCCCGCTGCGCAAGGGCACCGAGATCGTCTTCAGCTTCCTCGGCGGCGACCCCGATCGCCCCGTCATCAGCGGCGTCGTGCCCAACGCCCTCACGCCGAGCCCCGTGACGAGCGGCAATCACACGAAGAACGTGATCCAGACCGGCGGCCGTAACCGGCTCGAGCTGGAGGATCTGGCGGGGCAGCAGCGCGTGACGATGTCGACGCCGCACGAGAACAGCTACATCCGCATGGGTTACCCCAACAAGGGGCACCACATGATCGTGCAGACCGACAGGAACACGCTGCTCAATGCGGGCGAGGATTTCGATCTGCGCGTCGGGCAGATCCGGGGCAGCGGCACCCTGGATGCGCACGTCAAGAACGACTGGAAGACGCACGTGCAGACGGGCGGCATGGCCATCGGCGTCGTGACTGGCCACGGCACCCCGAAGGCCGGCGCGTTCGGGCTCGCGACCGACACGGACATCTCGATGTCGTCCGAGAGCGGCAACTACTCGCTCACGATCAAGGACGGCACCTCGAGCACCAAGATCAAAAAGGACACCACCGTCACGGTCGAGGCCGGCAAGTACGAGGTCACGGTCACGGGCGCCGACACGAAGGTCGAGAACACCGACAGCAGGACGACCATCGTCTCGCAGAAACAAACCACGGTGCAATCCGTGGCCGAGGGTATGACCCTCGTCGCGAAGCAGGCCGTCTCCATGACGTCGACCGACTCGACGATCTCGCTCGTCGCGCCGAAGGGCGACATCAACATCTCCACCCCGAGCAAGACGATCACGGTCGATTGCACGACGTTCACGGACACCTCGCAGGAGAAGAAGAGCAACTGGGGCGACGTCAAGGACATCGCCAAGGGCAAGTGGACGGTCTTCAAATTCGGCGACTGGGTCGAGGTGGGCGTCTCGGCCAAGGCCGAGCTCAGCGCGAGCATCTCGATGGCCGCCAAGCTCTCGGTGAGCCTCGAGTTTGCCAAGACGATCGATCTCAAGGCGAAGTTCGCGAAGAAGGAAGCGTGCATGACGCTGATGATGGAGTCGCCCTGGATCGACATGAAGGCCATGGCGATCACGTTCACGACGCCGCTCCTTCAGGCGACGAGCGCGCTCAAGGTGCTCTGA
- a CDS encoding DUF3540 domain-containing protein → MESAARKIEPSVVYQEFGEVVALAGEILTVRGALADVRARRAASCLLAPEVGDRVLVAVEDGGDAFVLAVLVRRGEGAATIGVEGDLAIRAASGKVTIAAQEGVDVVSPSPVRVVAGEVTVSAAIGRLRVEALEVLGRAVKAELGKVKVFATSIDSVLERFTQRARTSLRTVEELDQVRARHIDYAAAGNAHLRGENALVSAEDLVKLNAEQIHIG, encoded by the coding sequence ATGGAGAGCGCGGCACGCAAGATCGAGCCCAGCGTCGTCTACCAGGAGTTTGGCGAGGTGGTGGCCCTTGCGGGGGAGATCCTCACCGTGCGCGGGGCCCTCGCCGATGTGCGCGCGCGCCGCGCGGCGAGCTGCCTCCTCGCGCCCGAGGTCGGCGACCGGGTGCTCGTCGCCGTCGAGGATGGCGGGGACGCCTTCGTGCTCGCGGTGCTCGTGCGTCGCGGCGAGGGCGCGGCGACGATCGGGGTGGAGGGGGATCTCGCGATCCGCGCCGCCTCGGGCAAGGTGACCATTGCGGCGCAGGAGGGCGTGGACGTCGTCTCGCCCTCGCCCGTGCGGGTCGTGGCCGGCGAGGTGACGGTGAGCGCGGCGATCGGGCGATTGCGCGTCGAGGCGCTCGAGGTCCTCGGCCGCGCGGTGAAGGCCGAGCTCGGCAAGGTGAAGGTCTTCGCGACGAGCATCGACAGCGTTCTCGAGCGCTTCACGCAGCGGGCGCGCACGAGCCTGCGCACGGTCGAGGAGCTCGATCAGGTGCGCGCGCGGCACATCGATTATGCGGCCGCTGGCAACGCGCACCTGCGCGGCGAGAATGCGCTCGTCTCGGCGGAGGACCTGGTCAAGTTGAACGCCGAGCAGATCCACATCGGCTGA
- a CDS encoding CBS domain-containing protein, translated as MTAPLTVSMLMSSPVVSVGPDTPLDTAYRILADRRVSSVPVVDAGGKALGVVSLTDLLRVGRLQPASLAGVASLDLPEEPVRDHMHAGVVTVSPDAPPTRAARLMAEHHIHRVYVEEEGALVGVFSIEEVLLAVRVLELDTPIGQRMTKPVITLPLTATLAEATARLDRVGVTGIVILDEHDHPVGTFTQNEALASRHRAPDIAVERVMSYALVIQHGKTPLHRAAAHAYEARARRVLVVDDGKLEGLLTGLDFARILAGAG; from the coding sequence ATGACAGCGCCCCTGACCGTATCCATGCTCATGTCGTCCCCCGTCGTATCGGTGGGGCCCGATACGCCGCTCGATACCGCATATCGTATCCTCGCCGATCGCAGGGTCTCCTCGGTCCCTGTGGTCGACGCGGGGGGAAAGGCCCTGGGCGTCGTTTCGCTCACGGACCTCTTGCGGGTCGGGCGATTGCAGCCGGCCTCGCTCGCGGGCGTCGCTTCGCTCGATTTGCCGGAGGAGCCCGTGCGCGATCACATGCACGCGGGCGTGGTCACGGTCTCGCCCGACGCGCCCCCGACGCGCGCCGCGCGCCTGATGGCCGAGCACCACATCCACCGCGTCTACGTCGAGGAGGAGGGCGCGCTCGTCGGCGTCTTCAGCATCGAGGAGGTGCTGCTCGCGGTGCGCGTGCTCGAGCTCGATACGCCCATCGGCCAGCGCATGACGAAGCCCGTGATCACGCTGCCGCTGACGGCGACGCTCGCCGAGGCGACGGCGCGGCTCGATCGCGTGGGCGTCACGGGCATCGTGATCCTCGACGAGCACGATCACCCCGTGGGCACGTTCACGCAGAACGAGGCGCTCGCCTCGCGGCACAGGGCGCCGGACATCGCGGTCGAGCGGGTGATGAGCTACGCGCTCGTCATCCAGCACGGTAAAACGCCGCTCCACCGCGCGGCGGCGCACGCCTACGAGGCGCGGGCGCGGCGCGTCCTCGTCGTCGACGACGGCAAGCTCGAAGGGCTGCTCACGGGCCTGGATTTCGCGAGGATCCTGGCCGGAGCCGGCTGA